Genomic segment of Patagioenas fasciata isolate bPatFas1 chromosome 39, bPatFas1.hap1, whole genome shotgun sequence:
tgtccccagtggtgtccccgtgtcccccatggtgtccccaccagCAGACACAGGTCGGGCcagtcccatgtccccagtggtgtccccatgtcccccatggtgtccccaccagCAGACACAGGTCGGGCCGGTCCCGCTCGATCACATCCAGCAGGTCCCTCAGGGGCTCGAAGGCGACGCCGTCCGAGGGGGTGAAGGGGCCACAGGCCACAAGCACCGAGACCTGATCTGGGGACAGAaacgggggctttggggacaacggggctttggggacaaatgggggctTTGGGGCCACATCCCGCTCTAACCTGGCAGCGGCTCCGTGGGCGcgtggaagggaaggggaaccCCCTGCGGAAAAACCACcagtgacccccaaatcctccttttCCAGCCCAAAGCGGTTGCGGCCGCCGCGCGGCGTCACCTCGTAGATCCTGGTCACCCTCATCCTCCTCCCGGTGCTGTTGGTTCCCTCCAGCGCCACGATCTGCGCGAGAAGGTGAGAAACCCGCGGTTCGGCTCCGCGTTTGGGGCAAAACTCGGGGttcccccccaaaatcctcacCTGCCCCGGAAAAAGGGAGAATTCGGTCAATTCCGAGAGGTCCAGCGGGATCTGCGCCCCCCCTGCGTGGGCCGCGTCGCCCACCAGCAGCACCGAGTGCGCGTTGAGCTTCCCGGCGCTGTCGCACGCGATCTGGCCCAGCACCGTCACCGGCTCCTGCGGGAAACGGCCCCAAAAGAGCAGCTTTTTAGCCCAAAAAGTGACCTTCCAAAGACTCCTTTGGAGCGCGGGGACGTCACCTGCGCCGGGAGCGTCACCGGGGCGAAGTCCTCCAGCTGGTGGTGGCGCTTGAGGGCGTCCCCAAGCTCCTCCATCCGCCACAGCATCACTGTCCAAAACACCCCGAATCCCCCCAAATCAGCGCCCGGGCGggggtcaccccgtgtccccccccattgtgtccccattgtcccccccgtTGTCACCTTCGCGCACGTCCAGTGGCTTCTGGAACATGAActtgtagggtttgctcaggtgCCGCTCGGGGGGCCCGAAGAGCCGGGGGGTGCAGCTGGGGGTCCCGAGGCTGCTCCACGGTGTCCCCGGCGCGTCCCCGAACGTGGCCACCACGTCCCCCCGGCCCCCGCGTGACGCGTAATGACGGGACGGGGTGACGCTGCGGTACAGCAACGGGGTCACCGGGAGCACccgtgacaccagtgacaccccaCGAGTGTCACCGGGAGCACCGGTGACACAGTGACACCCCACGAGTGCCACTGGgagcaccagtgacaccagtgacatcaCTGTGAGCATCAGCAACAcctccagtgacaccagtgacatcaCTGTGAGCACCAGTgacacccccatgaccccagtaacacccccagtgacaccagtaacacccacaccccagtgacacccccagtGACATCACCATGAGCACCAGTGACACCCCCACaaccccagtgacacccccagtGACATCACCATGAGCACCAGTGACACTCCCATgaccccagtgacacccccagtGACATCACCATGAGCACCAGTGACACTCCCACgaccccagtgacacccccagtGACATCACCATGAGCACCAGTGACACTCCCACGACCCCAGTGACACCCCCGGTGACATCGCTGTGAGCACCAGTGACACCCACACCCCCAGTGACATCACCATGAGCACCAGTGACACCCCCACAACCCCAGTAACATCACCATGATGCCAATGACATCACCATGAGCACCAGTGACACCCCCAGTGACATCACAGTGAGCACCAGTGACATCACCATGAGCAGTgacacccccacggccccagtGACATCACTGTGAACACCAGTGACACCCCCACCACCCCAGGAACACCCGTGACATCACTGTGAGCACCAGTGACACCCCCACAGCCCTAGTGACATCACCATGAGGAGTGACACCCCCATGGCCCCAGTGACATCACTGAGCACCAGTGACACCCCCATGGCCCCACTGACATCCCTGGTgacacccccacggccccagtGACCCCACTGAGCCCACTGACatccccagtgacacccccagtgacacccccatggCCCCAGTGACATCACTGGTGCCATCACCGGTGTCACCCACTGACCTGGGGGAGAAGCTCCCGGGCGAGAAGGCCCCGAGGGGGCTGCGGCCCGGGAGCCGCTTGTGCCGCGGCTGCTCCGGGCTGGAGTTGCTGCGTTTCCGGGCCCCCTGTGCCGAACCCAACATGCGGTGAGCGCGGGGACCTTTTGGGGCAGAAAAGGCTCAATTTTGGGGTGGAAAACCCTAAATTTGGGGGCACTTTGGGTCACCTTGGAGGGCGTGGTGTAGGCGTCCAGCAGCtcgtcctcgtcctcctcctcaaGGCTGGCGCCTCGTTAAGGAACCCGCTAATTACCCAGTGCTAACGAGGCCTTGCTCGCAGGGGAGGGGCCAAACGGGACCACCTAAGTAACCCTAACACCCCCTTTTTTTGGTGTTTCACCCCAAATCCATGCGGATACAGGTCCTGCAGCGATTGGATGTCGTGGAGGCCCCGGTGGGGACGGTCCCCGCGCCGGGGGACGCGGCTGCTGCGCcgggacaggacctggggacaCGTGGTGAGTGACCCACACATCCCCCCCTTTCAGGGGCgggttttggggacatggggacaccggggaccccGTCACCTCGTGCTCGAAGGCGTCGAGCGTGTGGGCGCCGAGTTGTGTCCCCAGCTCCTTGGTGGTGACGAACGCCAGCAGCTCGTTGGCCAACGTCACCGGGCCCAGTGCGTGGGTCACACACAGCTCCAGCACTGGGGGGACACGGGCTTggggaccctgcaccccaaaactgccccacggccctgggcacccccaaaacgACCCCCTGGGAACCCCAAATGTACCTGACACCCCCATAATGGACACCCTGggaaccccaaaacaaccccccGGGAACCCCAAAGGTACCTGACACCCCCATAATGGACCTCCTAGGACCCCCAAAacaacccctgggacccccaaaggtACCTGACACCCCCATAATGGACACCCTGggaaccccaaaacaaccccctgggacccccaaaggtACCTGACACCCCCATAATGGACCCCCTGGGAACCCCAAAATCACCTGACACCCCCATAATGTCccaccagggaccccaaaaccccctggcaCACCCCAAACACCTCCCCTGCCACTCCCAAATTACCCTAAACCCCCGAAATAAACCTCCTGATACCCCAACACCCCCTTGGACACCCCGAATCCCCCGAACCCtgccacccccagacccccaataaCCCTCCGGACACCCCAAGCCACCCAACGCTCCCCAAATCCCTCCCGtgccacccccagacccccccagtatcccccggTTCCCTCACGCCTGCCGGGCACGTCCTCGCCGTCGCAGCGGAGCTcgaacagctccagctcccgcaGAACCGCCTCGGCCGACACCGCCCCGGGCTCGGGCTCCGGTTCCCCCCCGGGCTCCGGTTCCACCTCCGGTCCCCGCTCCGGTTCGCCCCCCGGTTCTGCTTCCATCCCCGGCTCCGCCATCCCCGCGGCGAAAAGCCCGCGCAGCCGCGACAGCGCCGCGCTTGACGGCAACGGGGAGGGGAGTGGGCGGGGCCGCGCCTTATTAGGAAACACCTGGGCGGTGCTTTAGGGGCATAGGCGTGGTTATGCAAATGTACGTGCGAGCAGGCCAATGGGAAGGGGAgaggcggggagggggcgtggccggcggtgGGAGGAAAAGGGCGCGAATTTTCCCGCCCCGCTGGGGGTTTCCAAAGGGAAGCGGATGCAGGGACTGCGGGGCGATCTGTGACGGGATCCACTCGGGTCCCCGACGGGATCCACCCGCGTTCTTCACAGGATCCACCCAGCTCCCTGACAGAGTCCCCAACGGGATCCACCCGGGTCCCCGACGGGATCCACCCGGGTCCCTGACGGGATCCGCCCGCTTCCCCGATAGGATCCACCCGGGTCCCCGTCAGGATCCACCTGCGTCCCCGATGGAATCCACCCAGGTCCCCGAAGGGATCCACTCGGGTCCCTGACGGGGTCCACCTGGATCCCCAGCGGGATCCACTCGGCGCCTTGATGGGATCCACTTGGGGCCTTGACGGGATCCACCCGGATCCCCGACAGGATCCGCCCGGGTCCCTAACAGGATCCACCCAGGTCCCTGACAGGATCCACCTGCATCCCCGATGGAATCCACCCAGGTCCCCCATGGGATCCACTCGGGTCCCCGACGGGGTCCACCCGGATCCCCAACAGGATCCACATGGGTCTCCGACAGGATCCACCCGGGGCCCTGACAGGATCCACTCAGGGCCCTGACAGGATCCACCCGGATCCCCGATAGAATCCACCCGTGTCCCTGACAGGATCCACCCATGTCCCCGACAGGATCCACCCGGATCCCTGATAGAATCCACTTGGGTCCCCGACAGGATCTGCCCACGTCCCCAACAGGATCCACTCGAGTCCCTAACAGGATCCACCTGGATCCCTGACAGGGTCCCCCCGGATCCCCAACAGGATCCACTCGAGTCCCTAACAGGATCCACCTGGATCCCTGACAGGGTCCCCCCGGATCCCTGACAGGATCCACCCAGGGGCTGGGGGATCTGGTGGATTTACCCTGGGGCAAAGCCGGAGCAGTGAGGGGGGGTAGAGGAGCAGTGAGCGAAACCTTCGATTTTAATGACTTTGGTTTTAACTTCTATTTAATCGATTTGATTTAAAAACCCACGATTGCGGCACAAGATCCCTGATTGAGgcaccgccccccccggcccgcgGCAGCAAACAGGCACGAAAACACGGGGAATTCCCCCGAAAACGCCGCGGGGAAGGGGGCGACTCTTTGGCAAAGCGCGAGGGGACCCGGGACCACCCCCGAAaggcaaaaccaacaaaaaacaacaacaaaaaaccaacaaaaaaagggACAAATCCGGCGTGGCGGGTGTTGGCGAAGGCACCGGGGGCTGCTCAGGCGAACATGGTGAACTGGAGCCACTgcaggacgaggaggaggaggaggaggaggagggaggtcaGGGGGCTCAGGGAACCCccagggggctcaggggggtcagGGAACGCCTTGGGGGGTCGGGGAACCCCCAGTGGGGTCAGGGAACCCCCGGGGGGTCAGAGGGGTGGGGGAACCCCTGGAGGGGTCAGGGAGGTTGGGGAACCCCCAGGGGGGTCAGGGAACCCCCGGTGGGGTCAGAGAACCCTCAGCGGGGTCAGGGAACCCCTGGGGGGTCAGGGAGGTCGGGGAATCCCCAGGGGGGTCAGGAAACCCCcggtggggtcatgggggtcagggaacccctgggggggtcaggggggtcgggGAACCCCTTGGGGGATCAGGGGGGCCAgggaactcctgggggggtcagaGGAGTCAGGGAACCCCCAGGGGGGTCGGGGAACCCCTGCGGAGGTCAGGGAAcccctgaggggtttgggggaacCCCTGGGAGTTGGGGAGGTCAGGGAACCCCTGGGGGGGTCGGGGAACCCCTGGTGGAGTCAGGGGGGTCGGGGAACTCCTGGGGGCCTCAGGGAAGCcccggggggtcaggggggtcagggaaCCCCTTGGGGAGTCGTGGAACCCCCGGGGTTTGGGGGAACCCCCAAGGGGGTTTGGGAACCCCAGGTACCTGCAGCAGATCGAACGTGACGACCCCGTCCTGATCCACATCCACGGCCTGGAAAAACCCTGCGGGAAAACGGGGTTATGgggaaaactggggggaaaaCGGGGAAAATTGGGGCTTTAGGGGAAAAATCGGGGGTAAACCAgcgggattttggggtgaaaggGCGGGATTTTGGGACAGAGGCGGCTCACGGAACATGGTTTCCAGGCGCACGAGGCAGCAGACGAAGCTGTCGAAGTCGAGCGCCAGGTCGGGCTCCGCGTAGCGCGTGATGATCAACTCGTGCAGCTTCTTGTTCAGTTTGTACCCTTTCCAGcgcaaccccccccccaaaacgggTTATTAACGAGAAGCCAGGCGGCGCTAACGAGGCGCGGGGTTCATTAGGGAACCCGGCGCTAACGAGGCGCGGGGTTCATTAGGGAACCCGGCACTACCTGCGGCTTCCAGCGCCAACCGCATCTCGTAGGCGCTCATGCTCCCCGACTTGTCCACGTCGAACTTGCGGAAAATGGCCTGAAAGccacaaacccccccaaaaaacaccaaCGCAAGGAGGGGTCACCCgtgggggagggacccaggaatgccccaaccCCCGCCCCGTTTCACGCcgcgctcccccagccccaccaggtAATTGCGGATGCGGTTCCACAGCACGTTGAACTCCACCAGGCCCAGTTTGCCGTTGCCGTCTTTCTGTGGGTTGGGGGGTTAAGGAAattagggggatttgggggttttttggggggtcctgggggtgtcaccCCCCATGGGGACGGCGGTGTCCCCCCAAAACCGCGGTGGATACATCCATGAGGTTGACCATGCTGCGGCACGACTCGATGCTGAAGCCTTTGGTGCGCAGGTCTTTGTCTGCAATGAAGCGCGAGGGCGTTAACGAGCCGCGAGAGCAATTAGTAACCCCAAAATTGGTTCTTCTTCCGCAGGGTGAAGCCCCAAATTCTCACGTTTGGCGATGATGCGGTTGAGGATGGTCTGGAGCTCCGCCACGCTGATCTCCATGTCCTGGGGACACAAACGGGGTTCATATGCTGTCACCTGTGTTGCCTGCGTCACCCGCTGTCACCTGTGTCGCCCACATCACctgctgtcacctgtgtcacctgcgtCACCCGCtgccacctgtgtcacctgcgtcacctgctgtcacctgtgtcacctgcgtCACCCGCTGCCACCTGTGTCACCCACATCACctgctgtcacctgtgtcacctgcgtCACCCGCTGCCACCTGCGTCACCCACATCACCCGCtgccacctgtgtcacctgcaTCACCCGCTGTCACCTGCGTCAGCCACATCACctgctgtcacctgtgtcacctgcgtCACCCGCTGTCACCTGCATCACCCACATCACCCGCtgccacctgtgtcacctgcgTCACCCGCtgccacctgtgtcacctgcgCCACCTGCTGTCACCTGCGTCAGCCACATCACCCGCtgccacctgtgtcacctgcgTCACCCGCTGCCACCTGCGTCACCCACATCACCCGCtgccacctgtgtcacctgcgTCACCTGCtgccacctgtgtcacctgcaCCACCTGCTGTCACCTGCGTCACCCACATCACCCGCtgccacctgtgtcacctgcgTCACCCGCTGCCACCTGCGTCACCCACATCACCCGCtgccacctgtgtcacctgcgTCACCTGCTGCCACCTGTGTCACCCACATCACctgctgtcacctgtgtcacctgcgtCACCCGCTGCCACCTGCGTCACCCACATCACCCGCtgccacctgtgtcacctgcgTCACCCGCTGCCACCTGCGTCACCTGCGTCACctgctgtcacctgtgtcacctgcgtCACCTGCtgccacctgtgtcacctgtgtcacctgcgtCACCCGCTGCCACCCGTGTCACCTGCATCACCTGCTGTCACCTGCGTCACCCGCATCACCCGCTGCCATTCGTGTCAACTGCGTCACCCACTGTCACCTGCGTCACCCgctgtcacccatgtcacctgCGTCACCCGCATCACCCGCTGCCACCCGTGTCACCTGCATCACCCGTGTCACCTGCGTCACCCACATCACCTGCTGCCacccatgtcacctgtgtcacccgcTGTCACCTGCATTACCCTCATCACCTGCTGCCacccgtgtcacctgtgtcacccccatcaccgctgtcccccatgtcccccgtgtccccctcaccGGCCCCGCCAGCTGCTTGAAGAGCTGCTTGAAGTTCTCGTCGATCTCTCCCTCCGAGAGCACTTTCTGAGGACAAACGCGCCCGTTTTGGTGACCGGGTGCCACCGCGGTGGTGCCGATCGTCCGGCTGCGCCCGTCTCACCTCGTCCGGCAGCGTCGCCTGGATCCCGTCGTCCATCTCCCTGCGGGACAGCGCGGGTGAGCCCGGGCGCGGGGGCGGCTCGTTAGCGCTAACGAGGCGGCGTCGCCGGCGGCGTCGCTTACTCGGTGCCGGCCCGTTTCTCGGAGAAGACGCGCAGCACGAAGTCGGCCTCGCGGTCGGGCTCGAAGGTGGACGGCACCACCAGGTACTCGCCGGGCGGCAGGCGCAGGCGCGCGCTGACCTCGCGCAGGTTGATGAACTGCTCCGAGCGCGCGCGCGACGCGTTGGCCAGGAAGAACTCGCGCTTCAGGTGCAGCCCCGACTGCCCCACCAGCTGAAaacgccccccagccccacggcgggGCCGGGAAAGTGGGGGGACGGTCAGGTCAGGGGGGCCGGGCAGCGGGGTTGACCCACGGGAATGGGGGCGCCGAGGATGGGACCAACCTCAGGAGGGACCTGTGGGGACAGCAGAGAGAGGTCACACCGGGGACGACGACTGACACTGTGTGGTGGCTCTGAGTGACACCAGGGGATGCCGACTGACACCGTGTGGTGGCACTGACAGATGCCGACTGACACCGTGTGGTGGCACTGAGTGACACCGACTGACACCATGCGGTGGCACTGACGGATGCCGACTGACACCGTGTGGTGGCTCCAAGTGACACGTGGTGACACCGACTGACACCGTGTGGTGGCTCTGAGTGACACCAGGGGATGCCAACTGACACTGTGCAGTGGCTCCGAGTGACACCGACTGACACCGTGCGGTGGCTCCGACTGACACCGTGCAGTGGCTCCGACTGACACCGTGCGGTGGCTCCGACTGACACCGTGCGGTGGCTCCGACTGACACTGTGCAGTGGCTCCGAGTGACACCAACTGACACTGACTGACACCATGCAGTGGCAGTGagtgacactgggggacaccgACTGACACTGAGTGACACCAGGGGACACCGACTGACACCAAGTGTCACCGACTGACACTGTGCGGTGGCACCGAGTGACACCGGGTGACACCAACTGACGCTGACTGATAGCAGGGGACACTGATTGACACCAGCTGACACCGAGTGACACCAACTGACACTGTGTGGTGGCACCGACACTGGGTGACACCAACTAACACTGAGTGACACTAACACCATGTGACGCCGACTGATGCCATGCGGTGGCACCGAGTGACGCCGGCTGACCCCGCGTGCCGGCGCGGCCGTTACCTCGTAGACAGCGAATCCAATGGTCTCCATGTCCTTGCCGTAGCGGCGCTCGCGGCGCCGGTGCTTCTGCATCAGCGCCAGCAGGAAACTACAGCCGCGCTCCCCGTCACCGTCCCCATCGCCATCGTCCACCTCCTCCAGCCGGATCTTGAACTGCGGGTTGATCCAGAAAGTGGCTGAGGACCCAAAGCCGCGTTGAGTTGCAGCTGAAGCCGCCGTtggcggggggtcctggggtgtgcGCACCGGGGAAGTTGCGGCAACCGCCGGCGGTGCTACCGCGGCGCCACGAGCCCTCCAGCAGCTGCGTGTTCCAGGCGCGGAAGCGGCGCGACTGCAGCGCGTCCGGCGTCAGGTTGCAGATCTCCAGCCGCGTGAACTCCCGCAGGAAATCCGGGAACGCCATCCTGACCGCGGACCAGCCCGCCGTGAGTTACCCCAAAACCGCGGccttttttggggtgggggattCCATGGCGTTTCGCTCACCAAAACTCGccgtcctccatcttcaccaggaGCTGCTGGCGCAGCGCCGGCTCCACCGCGGCCCACTCGGCCGAGCTGCGGGACGCCGGCGCTAATCAGCCGCCGCGCTAACGAGCCGCGCTAATTAGCGGGGATGGGGTGCGGGGCTCACCTGTCGCTCCAGGGCCCCGTCCACTCCACCTCGCCCCAGGGGTTGCGCACGCGCACCAGCGGCAGCGTCTGCCCGCGGAACGGGACCTGCGGCGAGCGCCCGCTAAGCCAAAAATGGctgttttcaccccaaaatgtGGCCCCGCGCACCCGCCGGGCGCCCAGCACCGAGTACACGTGGCCCTAAAACCGctgttttcaccccaaaaatggctgttttcaccccaaaacgcAGCACCACACACCCACTGGGCACCTGGCACTGAATATGTGTGGCCGTTTTCACCCCAAAACTGCCCATTCCACCCCAAAACCGTCcgttttcaccccaaaacgcGGCCCCACGCACCCACTGGGTGCCCGGCACTGAGTACATGTGGCCCCAAAAGCACTGTTTTCACCCCAAAACGgccattttcaccccaaaaatggcTGTTTTCACCCCAAAACTTGGCCCCACGCACCCACCAGGTGCCCGGCACTGAGTACACGTGGCCCCAAACCCAccgttttcaccccaaaaccgcccaTTCCACCCCAAAACCGGCCGTTTTCACCCCAAAACACGGCCCCACGCACCCACCAGGTGCCCGGCACTGAGTACGTGTGGCCCCAAAACCACCGTTTTCACCCCCAAAACGGCtgttttcaccccaaaacacGGCTCCACGCACCCACCAGACACCCGGCGCTGAGTACCTGTGGCCCTAAAACCaccattttcaccccaaaaaaggctgttttcaccccaaaacacGGCTCCACGCACCCACCAGACACCCGGCGCTGAGTACCTGTGGCCCTAAAACCaccattttcaccccaaaaacggctgttttcaccccaaaacacGGCTCCACGCACCCACCAGACACCCGGCACTGAGTACCTGTGGCCCTAAAACCaccattttcaccccaaaaaaggCTGTTTCCACCCCAAAACGTGGCCCCGCTGACCTGTCGGGCGCCTGTCACCGAGTACGCGTGGCCCTTCACCAGCTGCCTGAAGGTCACGGCCTCCATGTCCCGTGCGCTTGTGATCTGCGGAAAACACCCAAAAACGGGCACTTTGAGACCCAACAGTGGGGGTTGGAACACCCGGAAACGGCCACTTTGGGGAGTTGGAACACCCGGAAACGGCCACTTAGGGACCCAAAGGTGGGGGGTTGGAACACCCGGAAACGGCCACTTTGACACCCAATGGTGAGGGTTGGAACACCCGGAAACGGCCACTTTGGGGAGTTGGAACACCCGGAAACGGCCACTTTAGGGACCCAAAAGTGGGGATTGGAACACCCGGAAATGGGGATTTGAGACCCAACAGTGGGGGTTGGAACACCTGGAAGTGGCCACTTTGGGGAGTTGGAACACCCGGAAACGGCCACTTCGGGGACCCAATGTGAGGAGTTGGAACACCCAGAAACGGCCACTTCGGGGACCCAATGTGAGGAGTTGGAACACCCAGAAACGGCCACTTCGGGGATCCAACGTGGGGAGTTGGAACACCCGGAAACGGCCGCTTTGGGGAGTTGGAACACCCGGAAACAGCCACTTTAGGGACCCAAAGGTGGGGATTTGGAACATCCGGAAATGGGGATTTGAGACCCAACGGTGGGGGTTGGAACACCCGGAAACGGCCACTTCGAGGACCCAACATGGGGAGTTGGAACACCCGGAAACGGCCACTTTGAGACCCAATGTGGGGAGTTGGAACACCCGGAAACGGGCACTTTGAGACCCAATGTGGGGAGTTGGAACACCCGGAAACAGCCACTTCGGGGAGTTGGAACACCTGGAGTTTTCCCCCAAAACTCACATGGATGGAGCAGCCAGAACCGCACTTTAAGCCCCAAACCCACGAGATTTCCCCCCAAAACTCACATCCATGGAGCAGCCGAGCAGCCAGAACCGCACTTCGAGCCCCAAAATGGCAGGTTTTCCCCCCGAAACTCACGTCGATGGAGCAGCCGAGCAGCGAGCCGCGCTCCAGCGCCTCCAGCACGATGCCGAAGAGCCCGCGCGGCGGGCGCCGCAGGTCGAAGCTCTCGGTGACGCCGCCGGTGAAATCCTCGAAGCCCTCGGCCGTGCTGCCGCCCGCCAGCGCCTCGTAGCACCCGTTGACCCTGCGGGACGCGGTTTCACCCAATCCGGGGGGTTTTCAgcccaaaatgggggggaattggggctggaGGGGGGGTGGTTACTTGGCGTAGGCCTTTTCCAGGAGCGCCGACCAGAACTCGGAGCCCTCGGCCGAGTGGACGAAGAGGAGGCGCCCGTCCCGCGTGGGCAGCAGGTCGTCGACTACCACGTCCAGCCACTCGCCAAACTGCCAGAtctgaccccaaaatggggggaaatggggggacgtggggggaaatggggggacgtgggcagcaggtcGTCGACTACCACGTCCGGCCACTCGCCAAACTGCCAGATCTGACCCCAAaatggggaacatggggggacgtggggggaaatggggggaaatggggggacgtgggcagcaggtcGTCGACTACCACGTCCAGCCACTCGCCAAACTGCCAGAtctgaccccaaaatgggggaacatggggggaggtggggggaaatggggggacgtgggcagcaggtcGTCGACTACCACGTCCAGCCACTCGCCAAACTGCCAGAtctgaccccaaaatggggggaaatggggggacgtggggggaaatggggggaaatggggggacgtgggcagcaggtcGTCGACTACCACGTCCAGCCACTCGCCAAACTGCCAGAtctgaccccaaaatgggggaaatggggggacgtggggggaaatggggtgacaACCGTGTCTGGCCATGTGGGAAATGGCCAGATCtgacccaaaaatggggggaaatgggggaacatggggggaaatggggggacgtgggcagcaggtcGTCAACAACCACATCCGGCCACTCGCCAAACTGCC
This window contains:
- the POLA2 gene encoding DNA polymerase alpha subunit B, translated to MAEPGMEAEPGGEPERGPEVEPEPGGEPEPEPGAVSAEAVLRELELFELRCDGEDVPGRLLELCVTHALGPVTLANELLAFVTTKELGTQLGAHTLDAFEHEVLSRRSSRVPRRGDRPHRGLHDIQSLQDLLEEEDEDELLDAYTTPSKGARKRSNSSPEQPRHKRLPGRSPLGAFSPGSFSPSVTPSRHYASRGGRGDVVATFGDAPGTPWSSLGTPSCTPRLFGPPERHLSKPYKFMFQKPLDVREVMLWRMEELGDALKRHHQLEDFAPVTLPAQEPVTVLGQIACDSAGKLNAHSVLLVGDAAHAGGAQIPLDLSELTEFSLFPGQIVALEGTNSTGRRMRVTRIYEGVPLPFHAPTEPLPDQVSVLVACGPFTPSDGVAFEPLRDLLDVIERDRPDLCLLLGPFLDARHEQVQRCELPGSFGEVFRLCLRCILDSTRSWRPPLVVVPSPRDVALPPVFPQPPLPWPDLPRADRTRVLLVPNPCTLELGGTVLGVTSTDLLLHLGAEETNRSAGGSDRFTRILQHLLTQRSYYPLYPPSEELNVDYESLYSYGSLPVTPHVLVTPSDLRYFVKDVLGCVCLNPGRLAKGRAGGTFGRLSLRRGADGTPSVAAQVVRI
- the CAPN1 gene encoding calpain-1 catalytic subunit isoform X3, producing MSDPIVPVFCSGVSAQLQRARARAEGSGRHEAALRFQGQDYLRLAEEARRSGALFRDPAFPAGPASLGFRELGPASAKTRGVTWKRPTELCPNPQFIVDGATRTDVCQGALGDCWLLAAIASLTLSPALLHRVVPPGQSFQRGYAGIFHFQIWQFGEWLDVVVDDLLPTRDGRLLFVHSAEGSEFWSALLEKAYAKVNGCYEALAGGSTAEGFEDFTGGVTESFDLRRPPRGLFGIVLEALERGSLLGCSIDITSARDMEAVTFRQLVKGHAYSVTGARQVPFRGQTLPLVRVRNPWGEVEWTGPWSDSSAEWAAVEPALRQQLLVKMEDGEFWMAFPDFLREFTRLEICNLTPDALQSRRFRAWNTQLLEGSWRRGSTAGGCRNFPATFWINPQFKIRLEEVDDGDGDGDGERGCSFLLALMQKHRRRERRYGKDMETIGFAVYEVPPELVGQSGLHLKREFFLANASRARSEQFINLREVSARLRLPPGEYLVVPSTFEPDREADFVLRVFSEKRAGTEEMDDGIQATLPDEKVLSEGEIDENFKQLFKQLAGPDMEISVAELQTILNRIIAKHKDLRTKGFSIESCRSMVNLMDKDGNGKLGLVEFNVLWNRIRNYLAIFRKFDVDKSGSMSAYEMRLALEAAGYKLNKKLHELIITRYAEPDLALDFDSFVCCLVRLETMFRFFQAVDVDQDGVVTFDLLQWLQFTMFA
- the CAPN1 gene encoding calpain-1 catalytic subunit isoform X1 produces the protein MSDPIVPVFCSGVSAQLQRARARAEGSGRHEAALRFQGQDYLRLAEEARRSGALFRDPAFPAGPASLGFRELGPASAKTRGVTWKRPTELCPNPQFIVDGATRTDVCQGALGDCWLLAPSLPLPMRVLPNFPPFCPKTGPPQMELNSPNSGSISPAQSRVVLPDFPCFGPKGDCWLLAAIASLTLSPALLHRVVPPGQSFQRGYAGIFHFQIWQFGEWLDVVVDDLLPTRDGRLLFVHSAEGSEFWSALLEKAYAKVNGCYEALAGGSTAEGFEDFTGGVTESFDLRRPPRGLFGIVLEALERGSLLGCSIDITSARDMEAVTFRQLVKGHAYSVTGARQVPFRGQTLPLVRVRNPWGEVEWTGPWSDSSAEWAAVEPALRQQLLVKMEDGEFWMAFPDFLREFTRLEICNLTPDALQSRRFRAWNTQLLEGSWRRGSTAGGCRNFPATFWINPQFKIRLEEVDDGDGDGDGERGCSFLLALMQKHRRRERRYGKDMETIGFAVYEVTAAPARGVSRRHSVPPHGISRRHMVLVSLSVSWCHPVSVPPHSVSWCHSVSAGVNQCPLLSVSVSWCHPVSLGATAQCQSVTLGVSRCPLVSLSVSRCPPVSLTATAWCQSVSVGVTRSHCTVSVGATARCQSEPPHGVSRSHCTVSVGATARCQSVSLGATAQCQLASPGVTQSHHTVSVGVTTCHLEPPHGVSRHPSVPPHGVSRCHSVPPHGVSRHLSVPPHGVSRHPLVSLRATTQCQSSSPV
- the CAPN1 gene encoding calpain-1 catalytic subunit isoform X2 encodes the protein MSDPIVPVFCSGVSAQLQRARARAEGSGRHEAALRFQGQDYLRLAEEARRSGALFRDPAFPAGPASLGFRELGPASAKTRGVTWKRPTELCPNPQFIVDGATRTDVCQGALAQSRVVLPDFPCFGPKGDCWLLAAIASLTLSPALLHRVVPPGQSFQRGYAGIFHFQIWQFGEWLDVVVDDLLPTRDGRLLFVHSAEGSEFWSALLEKAYAKVNGCYEALAGGSTAEGFEDFTGGVTESFDLRRPPRGLFGIVLEALERGSLLGCSIDITSARDMEAVTFRQLVKGHAYSVTGARQVPFRGQTLPLVRVRNPWGEVEWTGPWSDSSAEWAAVEPALRQQLLVKMEDGEFWMAFPDFLREFTRLEICNLTPDALQSRRFRAWNTQLLEGSWRRGSTAGGCRNFPATFWINPQFKIRLEEVDDGDGDGDGERGCSFLLALMQKHRRRERRYGKDMETIGFAVYEVTAAPARGVSRRHSVPPHGISRRHMVLVSLSVSWCHPVSVPPHSVSWCHSVSAGVNQCPLLSVSVSWCHPVSLGATAQCQSVTLGVSRCPLVSLSVSRCPPVSLTATAWCQSVSVGVTRSHCTVSVGATARCQSEPPHGVSRSHCTVSVGATARCQSVSLGATAQCQLASPGVTQSHHTVSVGVTTCHLEPPHGVSRHPSVPPHGVSRCHSVPPHGVSRHLSVPPHGVSRHPLVSLRATTQCQSSSPV